The genomic interval TTTGAGCGTACGACCTTTTTACTTGCCGTATTGTCCATTATCATACCCTCTTTCCAAGAAAATTGTTCTCTATTATACAATATATACGAATGTGTTAAGTTTTGTACAATTTTTACTATTTTGACTATTGGAAACGCTTTCGAACATTTTTATAATGAATGTACAAACAGGATATTTGCTTATGTTCATGTTTCTCATTATGAAAAGGGGGAATTCGTAATGTCCACTTTAATTGCATTAAATTCAAAGGCGATTCAGTTTACCGCAAAACCGTTAAAAATGTTGATTGGCGGCAGGTGGGTAGACGCCATTTCTGGGAAACGAACAGAAATTAGAAATCCAGCTACTGGTGAATTAATTACGACGGCTGCTGAAGGAGACAAAGAGGATGTTGATCTTGCCGTTGCAGCGGCGCGTAAAGCGTTTGAAGAAGGTCCCTGGCCGAAAATGAAACCAAATGAACGAGCAAGGCTTATTCTTAAATTAGCCGATTTAATCGAAGAAAACGCTGAGGAGTTAGCTCATTTAGATACGCTTGATTACGGACAGCCGGTATCATTAACAAGAGGATTTGCAGCAGCTGCAGCCGATAATTTTCGTTATTATGCTGGGTGGGCAACGAAAATAACAGGAGAAACGATTCCTTCCTCGACACCAGGAAACATTTTCAACTATACCATTCGTGAACCAATTGGCGTTTGTGCAGGAATTGTTCCGTGGAATGCACCATTAATGAATGCGATTATGAAAATCTCTGCACCACTTGCGGTCGGAAATACGGTGATTGTAAAGCCGTCTGAAGAAACGCCGATTAGTTTGCTGCGATTTGCTGAACTTGTACAAGAAGCAGGATTCCCAGATGGTGTTGTCAACATTGTCACTGGCTACGGTACAACTGTAGGTGCTGCTTTAGCATCACACACAGATGTCGATAAAATTGCCTTTACGGGTTCAACAAGTGTCGGTAAACAAATCATTCAAAATAGTGCTGTGAACATAAAAAAAGTAACACTTGAACTAGGCGGTAAATCAGCACATATTATTTTTGCTGATTCAGATTATGAAATAGCTCTAGCCAATGCAGCGAACTCTATCTTCTTTAACTCAGGTCAAGTTTGTTTTGCCGGTTCAAGGCTATATATTGAAAATAGCATTTACGATAAATTTTTAGCTGACTTAGCTGAGTACTCAAAAAATTATAAAGTAGGCAATGGATTTGATAAGGATACCGTTATTGGACCGCTAATTTCATCGAAACAAAAAGAATGTGTCTTAAACTATTTGGATATCGGACTGAAAGAAGGAGCTGAAATGCTGATCGGCGGTGATGCAAGAGAAGCTGATTTAGCAAATGGCCATTTTGTCAAACCAACTGTTATGGCGAACGTACATAACGAAATGACGATTGCAAAAGAGGAGATTTTTGGTCCAGTTGTTTCAGCTATGCCATTTAATGATATCGATGATGTAATTAAACAAGCAAATAATACGGTTTATGGATTGGGCGGAGGAATTTGTACAACAGATATCCGCAAAGCTCATAAAGTAGCTCATGCGCTGCGAACAGGGAATGTTTGGATCAACACGTACAATATTACAGAACCTGGTTCACCTTTTGGAGGCTATAAACAAAGCGGACTAGGTAGAGAAAACGGTGCGGCTTCGATTGATATGTATACAGAGATTAAAAATATTTGGGTGAATTTGGAATGAAAATAATGTTAACATCTAGCAGTTTAGTTTACTTCCCGTTAAGAATGGGAAATGAAGGATCCTTCCTCGGGTACTCTTTTTATAGATACCCGAGGTGTTAAAAATCGCTATCTCGTAAATTGAAAACTTAATAAATGCTAGTTTCATAGGAGGCTGAAATGTATAGCGGAATCGAAACCTTTGGTGAAATTGTTAAGAATCGTGCTCTACTAAAACCGAACGTATGTTTTGTTAAGTTTGAAAACGATGAACTAACATATAGCGAGTATCATCGCGGGGGTAATAAAGTTGCTAATATTATGTCGTCTCTAGGTCTTGCAAAGAGCGATACGTGTGCAATTATGCTGCCGAATTGTCCGGAATTTTTAGTTGCATGGTTAGGGCTTGCACGACTTGGCGTTATTGAGGTTCCAATTAATAGTGCTTATAAAGGTGATTTGCTTGCCAATATCCTAAACAAGGCAAAATGTAAGGCGCTCGTCATTTCTTCACAATGGGTTGACCGAATAAAGGAACTATCCCCTGAACTCAACCATCTTCGCCACGTTTTAGTAGTTGGTGGGAAGGAAGAGGTGGAAGACGGCCGAATGACTTGGTATTCCTATGAAAATCTTATGTCTCATGCAAATGAAGCTGAAATAGATGTTGAAATTAAACCTAGTGATCCATCTCTTATTCTATTTACCTCAGGCACGACAGGTCCGTCTAAAGGTGCGATTCTTACACATCGTGCGAATTTTAGTCTTGCCAGGACTGCTTG from Metabacillus sediminilitoris carries:
- a CDS encoding aldehyde dehydrogenase family protein, coding for MSTLIALNSKAIQFTAKPLKMLIGGRWVDAISGKRTEIRNPATGELITTAAEGDKEDVDLAVAAARKAFEEGPWPKMKPNERARLILKLADLIEENAEELAHLDTLDYGQPVSLTRGFAAAAADNFRYYAGWATKITGETIPSSTPGNIFNYTIREPIGVCAGIVPWNAPLMNAIMKISAPLAVGNTVIVKPSEETPISLLRFAELVQEAGFPDGVVNIVTGYGTTVGAALASHTDVDKIAFTGSTSVGKQIIQNSAVNIKKVTLELGGKSAHIIFADSDYEIALANAANSIFFNSGQVCFAGSRLYIENSIYDKFLADLAEYSKNYKVGNGFDKDTVIGPLISSKQKECVLNYLDIGLKEGAEMLIGGDAREADLANGHFVKPTVMANVHNEMTIAKEEIFGPVVSAMPFNDIDDVIKQANNTVYGLGGGICTTDIRKAHKVAHALRTGNVWINTYNITEPGSPFGGYKQSGLGRENGAASIDMYTEIKNIWVNLE